One stretch of Variovorax sp. TBS-050B DNA includes these proteins:
- the sctT gene encoding type III secretion system export apparatus subunit SctT, whose translation MESFELGNMEQFFSAVVLTLPRLFAIFAVVPFLSGGMITGTVRNGILLMLAIFMSPVAGDVPAASMATWVFIAGKEALIGVLLGLGFGIFIWAIQSVGDLIDFQTGSSNASFFDPVAGHENGATSEFLGWMVITLFVSAGGLLAMLGVIVDSYRLWPVGSFFPNLGLVLEQFAIRQGDTLFLWIVKLASPVIVVLLLVELGVGLVGRVAPQLNVFVFAQPLKSLLAHLMMLLFLFFVYESLQDFLRPENGVLDFLRSTL comes from the coding sequence ATGGAAAGCTTCGAACTCGGCAACATGGAGCAGTTCTTCTCGGCGGTGGTGCTCACGCTGCCGCGGCTGTTCGCGATCTTCGCGGTGGTGCCTTTCCTCTCGGGCGGCATGATCACCGGCACGGTGCGCAACGGCATCCTGCTGATGCTCGCGATCTTCATGTCGCCGGTCGCGGGCGACGTGCCGGCGGCATCGATGGCGACCTGGGTGTTCATCGCCGGCAAGGAGGCGCTGATCGGCGTGCTGCTGGGCCTGGGCTTCGGCATCTTCATCTGGGCGATCCAGAGCGTGGGCGACCTGATCGACTTCCAGACCGGGTCGAGCAACGCCTCCTTCTTCGACCCCGTGGCCGGGCACGAGAACGGCGCCACCAGCGAGTTCCTGGGCTGGATGGTCATCACGCTCTTCGTGTCGGCGGGCGGCCTGCTGGCGATGCTCGGCGTGATCGTCGACTCCTACCGCCTCTGGCCGGTCGGCTCCTTCTTTCCGAATCTCGGCCTGGTGCTCGAGCAGTTCGCCATCCGCCAGGGCGACACGCTGTTCCTCTGGATCGTGAAGCTGGCCTCGCCGGTCATCGTGGTGCTGCTGCTGGTGGAGCTCGGCGTGGGCCTGGTGGGCCGCGTGGCGCCGCAGCTCAACGTGTTCGTCTTCGCGCAGCCGCTCAAGAGCCTGCTGGCCCATCTGATGATGCTGCTGTTCCTGTTCTTCGTGTACGAGTCGCTGCAGGACTTCCTGCGCCCCGAGAACGGGGTGCTCGACTTCCTGCGCTCGACGCTGTAG
- a CDS encoding EscU/YscU/HrcU family type III secretion system export apparatus switch protein yields the protein MAEKDQAPTAKRLRDARKRGEVVFSTDVASTVVFVVVVVSLWLGGQLVYNLLRELWLHATSTTLLTAPDDRFVELLLHTGETLLWGTLPIMAITAAAGIVGSLFQVGGVAAWERLAPDVNRMNPAEGLKRIFSSRNLINLLKMSTKTALLAVLMFVVVRGFVDTALKLGYARPEAIMTAAAHMVLVAFGWAVLIYAVMAMVDYAHEHHEFMKQQRMSIQEVRQEYKEMEGDPINRSRRRSAHFEAVYASLNDRVRAASAVIHSPRVAVALQYLGETDLPRVIARGEGDVAAQIRRFAGEGLVPTEFEPALAERLYDEVPEDQPIPRALYAPVAKLLRWAQGGE from the coding sequence ATGGCGGAGAAGGACCAGGCCCCCACCGCCAAGCGCCTGCGCGATGCGCGCAAGCGCGGCGAGGTGGTGTTCAGCACCGACGTGGCCTCGACCGTGGTGTTCGTGGTGGTCGTGGTCTCGCTGTGGCTGGGCGGGCAGCTGGTCTACAACCTGTTGCGCGAACTCTGGCTGCATGCGACCAGCACCACGCTGCTCACCGCACCGGACGACCGTTTCGTCGAGCTGCTGCTGCACACGGGCGAGACGCTGCTCTGGGGCACGCTGCCGATCATGGCGATCACGGCCGCGGCCGGCATCGTGGGCTCGCTGTTCCAGGTCGGTGGGGTGGCGGCCTGGGAGCGCCTCGCACCCGACGTGAACCGCATGAACCCGGCCGAGGGCCTGAAGCGCATCTTCTCGAGCCGCAACCTCATCAACCTGCTCAAGATGAGCACCAAGACGGCGCTGCTCGCGGTGCTGATGTTCGTGGTGGTGCGCGGGTTCGTCGACACCGCGCTCAAGCTCGGCTACGCGCGGCCCGAGGCAATCATGACGGCCGCGGCCCACATGGTGCTGGTCGCGTTCGGCTGGGCGGTGCTGATCTACGCGGTGATGGCCATGGTCGACTACGCGCACGAGCACCACGAGTTCATGAAGCAGCAGCGCATGTCCATCCAGGAAGTGCGGCAGGAATACAAGGAGATGGAGGGCGACCCCATCAACCGCTCGCGCCGGCGCTCGGCCCATTTCGAGGCCGTGTATGCGAGCCTGAACGACCGCGTGCGCGCCGCCTCGGCCGTGATCCATTCGCCGCGTGTGGCCGTGGCGCTGCAATACCTGGGCGAGACCGATCTGCCGCGCGTGATCGCGCGCGGCGAGGGCGACGTGGCCGCGCAGATCCGCCGCTTTGCCGGCGAGGGCCTGGTGCCCACCGAATTCGAGCCCGCGCTGGCCGAGCGCCTCTACGACGAGGTGCCCGAGGACCAGCCGATTCCGCGGGCGCTCTACGCCCCCGTGGCCAAGCTGCTGCGCTGGGCGCAGGGCGGCGAGTGA
- a CDS encoding FliI/YscN family ATPase, with protein MNPPATAMQGAGMSDAALDIVAELEAAFAHVTPVAMRGRVSKAVGMLIDATGIQAHVGELCELVTPGEPPLLAEVVGFRGNTAILTPLGSITGISALTEVVPTGRGHACPVGAQLLGRVLDALGQPIDALGPLAVHTRLPVHREPVSPLARRMIDAPMATGIRAVDALLTVGEGQRIGVFAPPGVGKSTLLGMLARGSTADVNVIALIGERGREVKEFLEHNLGAEGLARTVMVVSTSDRPPMERIKSAYVATTIAEHFRDQGKKVLLLVDSLTRFARAQREIGLASGEPPTRRSYPPSIFSMLPQLLERAGQGRTGSITAVYSVLTEGDEENDPIAEEVRSILDGHIVLSRKIAAANRYPAIDVLASISRVMPLVTTAEHGAAAARFRSLLAKYQEMELLVQIGEYRPGSDALADEAIGARPAMLDFLAQPPGTSEDFAQSLAALLRCTPAARRPA; from the coding sequence ATGAACCCGCCGGCCACGGCCATGCAGGGCGCGGGCATGTCCGACGCGGCGCTCGACATCGTCGCCGAACTGGAGGCGGCCTTTGCGCACGTCACCCCTGTGGCGATGCGCGGGCGCGTCAGCAAGGCGGTCGGCATGCTGATCGACGCCACCGGCATCCAGGCGCACGTGGGCGAACTCTGCGAGCTGGTCACGCCGGGCGAGCCGCCGCTGCTCGCCGAGGTGGTGGGCTTCCGCGGCAACACGGCCATCCTCACGCCGCTGGGGTCCATCACCGGCATCTCGGCGCTGACCGAGGTGGTGCCCACCGGACGCGGCCATGCCTGCCCGGTGGGCGCTCAACTGCTGGGCCGCGTGCTCGATGCGCTGGGCCAGCCGATCGACGCGCTCGGCCCGCTGGCGGTCCACACGCGGCTGCCGGTGCATCGCGAGCCCGTGAGCCCGCTGGCGCGCCGCATGATCGATGCGCCGATGGCCACCGGCATCCGCGCGGTCGATGCGCTGCTGACCGTGGGCGAAGGTCAGCGCATCGGCGTGTTCGCACCGCCCGGCGTCGGCAAGAGCACCTTGCTCGGCATGCTCGCGCGCGGTTCGACGGCCGACGTGAACGTGATCGCGCTGATTGGCGAGCGCGGGCGCGAGGTGAAGGAATTCCTCGAGCACAACCTCGGCGCCGAGGGCCTGGCCCGGACGGTGATGGTCGTCTCGACCTCCGACCGCCCGCCGATGGAGCGCATCAAGTCGGCCTACGTGGCGACCACCATCGCCGAGCATTTCCGCGACCAGGGCAAGAAGGTGCTGCTGCTGGTCGATTCGCTCACGCGCTTCGCGCGCGCGCAGCGCGAGATCGGCCTGGCCAGCGGCGAGCCGCCCACGCGCCGCAGCTATCCGCCCTCGATCTTCTCGATGCTGCCGCAGCTGCTGGAGCGCGCGGGGCAGGGCAGGACCGGCTCCATCACCGCCGTGTACTCGGTGCTGACCGAGGGCGACGAAGAGAACGACCCGATCGCCGAGGAGGTGCGCTCGATCCTCGACGGCCACATCGTGCTGTCGCGCAAGATCGCGGCGGCCAACCGCTATCCGGCGATCGACGTGCTCGCGAGCATCAGCCGCGTGATGCCGCTGGTGACGACGGCCGAGCACGGCGCGGCGGCGGCGCGCTTTCGCAGCCTGCTCGCCAAGTACCAGGAGATGGAGTTGCTGGTGCAGATCGGCGAGTACCGGCCGGGCAGCGATGCGCTCGCCGACGAAGCGATCGGCGCGCGGCCCGCGATGCTGGACTTCCTCGCGCAGCCGCCGGGCACGAGCGAGGACTTCGCGCAATCGCTGGCGGCGCTGCTGCGCTGCACGCCGGCAGCGAGGAGGCCGGCATGA
- a CDS encoding serine kinase, whose product MSIDWKLLADVRERQKTVAMGVVARDRAAAEHSQAQWREAEAARQQQVQNKAQHWEATRGALSGGQLSVAEFRHAGAWSGALDAQIAQAGQTAAEAAQAHAEREQVLDQSRRQLRAAHGELEKAQQMQQRARSERLQLQEQRLEDGNEERTAQAWAMRRPA is encoded by the coding sequence ATGAGCATCGACTGGAAGCTGCTGGCCGACGTGCGCGAACGGCAGAAGACCGTGGCGATGGGCGTGGTCGCACGCGACCGCGCCGCGGCCGAGCACAGCCAGGCGCAATGGCGCGAGGCCGAGGCTGCCCGGCAGCAGCAGGTGCAGAACAAGGCGCAGCACTGGGAAGCCACGCGCGGCGCGCTCTCGGGCGGCCAGCTCAGCGTGGCCGAGTTCCGCCACGCCGGCGCCTGGAGCGGCGCGCTCGATGCGCAGATCGCCCAGGCCGGCCAGACCGCCGCAGAGGCTGCGCAGGCGCATGCCGAGCGCGAGCAGGTGCTCGACCAGAGCCGCCGCCAGCTGCGCGCCGCCCACGGCGAGCTCGAGAAGGCGCAGCAGATGCAGCAGCGCGCACGCAGCGAGCGCCTGCAGCTGCAGGAACAGCGGCTCGAAGACGGCAACGAAGAGCGCACCGCGCAGGCCTGGGCCATGCGCCGGCCGGCCTGA